The Planococcus versutus genome contains a region encoding:
- a CDS encoding citrate synthase/methylcitrate synthase: MFQPGLKGVVAVQTAIASVDGDLGELRYRGERIETVVRDKSFEETAYFLWFGQWPNAQQLTHLSKQLLSYRKLPTHIVEITKLLPKEISLMDAMRTLISAYPDTNFLTLSSQQQAIALTAALPVMTAAFYRFQHELEAVEPRDDLGHTANYLWMISRQQPSPVQTEALDTYLKLTMEHGMNASTFAARVTISTESDLVSAITSALGTMKGPLHGGAPSGVIDLLDTIKTEDRIVPVIEEKLNRGEKIMGFGHRIYRTEDPRSIILREKCLDLHGEDPWLDLAVAAEAVITDKLNERKPGRALYTNVEFYAAAIMRSIAMPTELFTPTFSSARIVGWTAHALEQQEHNVIFRPQSEYIKT; encoded by the coding sequence ATGTTTCAACCAGGATTAAAAGGCGTAGTAGCCGTTCAAACTGCTATTGCTTCTGTAGATGGAGATTTAGGAGAACTGCGATACCGAGGCGAACGCATAGAAACAGTTGTTCGAGATAAATCATTCGAGGAAACAGCTTATTTTCTTTGGTTTGGTCAGTGGCCAAATGCGCAACAACTAACTCATTTGTCTAAACAGTTACTCAGCTACCGGAAACTGCCGACACATATTGTTGAAATTACGAAGCTTTTACCAAAAGAAATTTCGTTGATGGATGCTATGCGAACATTGATATCCGCATATCCAGATACTAATTTTCTAACGCTTTCTTCACAACAACAAGCTATTGCATTAACAGCAGCATTGCCTGTAATGACAGCGGCGTTTTATCGCTTTCAACACGAGCTTGAAGCTGTTGAACCAAGAGACGATTTGGGACATACAGCCAACTACCTATGGATGATCAGTAGACAACAACCTTCACCAGTACAAACGGAAGCACTTGATACTTATTTAAAACTAACGATGGAACATGGCATGAATGCTTCAACATTTGCAGCGCGCGTCACCATTTCTACCGAGTCTGATTTAGTGTCAGCGATTACTTCTGCGCTTGGAACGATGAAAGGTCCTCTTCACGGTGGGGCTCCTTCAGGCGTCATTGATTTACTAGACACCATAAAAACAGAAGACCGCATTGTTCCAGTTATTGAAGAAAAATTAAATCGAGGAGAAAAAATAATGGGCTTTGGTCACCGAATCTACCGTACAGAAGATCCGCGATCCATCATCCTCCGAGAAAAGTGTCTCGACCTTCATGGAGAAGATCCATGGCTTGATTTAGCAGTTGCTGCAGAAGCCGTTATCACCGATAAGCTAAATGAACGAAAACCCGGTCGTGCACTGTACACCAATGTAGAATTTTATGCCGCTGCTATTATGCGCTCGATCGCGATGCCTACCGAATTGTTTACACCCACCTTCAGCAGTGCACGTATTGTAGGTTGGACAGCACATGCACTCGAACAACAAGAACACAACGTCATTTTCCGCCCACAGTCCGAATACATCAAAACCTAA
- a CDS encoding LysR family transcriptional regulator, protein MEVQWLRTFVDAAETLNFRMTSERLMMSQPSVTVHIRLLEENLGLLLFKRSNNRVSLTEEGRYFKEKAEKVLKQLDNSIEAVHSFSQGYRKKWTLAISPLMAETVLPYVLKSFTQQHPQVELVIRVEESSDIEELVETEQVSAGISALPPIGRLIEPLIVYNDPLLFVLPRDAYDDETGPVVSVEQALRSATLFTHHHPVFWEELLGILRLHVPGIRTMKVTQAHIVKRFVQEGLGTSFLPKSIVRRELVEGRLMEVHFDLFPLPVVSTYFLVKQMGSLEQDFIERIQSVYFS, encoded by the coding sequence ATGGAAGTTCAGTGGTTGAGAACCTTTGTGGATGCTGCAGAAACGTTAAACTTCAGAATGACGTCAGAACGACTGATGATGTCACAACCCAGTGTGACTGTTCATATTCGGTTATTAGAAGAAAACTTAGGTCTTCTTTTGTTCAAGCGCAGCAACAACCGGGTATCGTTAACAGAAGAAGGAAGGTATTTCAAAGAAAAAGCCGAAAAAGTACTAAAGCAATTAGATAACAGTATCGAAGCGGTGCATTCTTTTTCTCAAGGGTACCGAAAAAAATGGACACTAGCCATTTCACCTTTAATGGCAGAAACTGTTTTGCCTTATGTACTAAAGTCATTTACACAACAACATCCGCAAGTAGAGTTGGTGATTCGTGTAGAAGAATCTAGTGATATTGAAGAATTGGTTGAAACAGAACAAGTGTCGGCTGGCATTTCGGCTTTGCCGCCGATCGGTCGTCTGATTGAGCCACTTATCGTATACAACGATCCATTGCTGTTTGTTTTACCAAGAGATGCTTATGATGATGAGACAGGACCAGTCGTTTCAGTAGAACAAGCTTTACGAAGTGCAACATTGTTTACGCATCATCATCCTGTTTTTTGGGAAGAGTTATTAGGAATCCTGCGATTGCATGTACCTGGTATTCGCACCATGAAAGTGACGCAAGCCCATATCGTTAAACGATTTGTTCAAGAAGGACTGGGTACTTCGTTTTTGCCAAAGTCGATAGTTCGGCGAGAACTAGTAGAAGGTCGATTAATGGAAGTCCATTTTGATTTGTTTCCGTTGCCCGTCGTTTCTACTTATTTTCTGGTAAAGCAAATGGGCTCACTGGAGCAAGATTTTATTGAACGTATTCAGTCGGTGTATTTTAGTTAG
- a CDS encoding GNAT family N-acetyltransferase — MMIESNGIRLRLLKREDFEALWALYDPKIFEHMLSQVESFEDLVAWLESGLNQSNVLIFVVEKPETAEIVGTTRIYAIDEANKSCEIGSTFYAQSAQRTHVNTAVKRALLSYCFEERDMIRVQFKTDAENVRSQKSIERIGAVKEGVLRNERIRSTGKPRDAVVYSIIDSDWLKVKKDLEKKANKYT; from the coding sequence ATGATGATTGAGTCTAATGGCATTCGGTTACGGTTATTGAAAAGAGAGGATTTTGAAGCGTTATGGGCTTTGTATGACCCTAAGATTTTTGAACACATGCTCAGTCAAGTAGAGAGCTTTGAAGACTTGGTTGCGTGGTTAGAATCCGGATTAAACCAGTCAAATGTACTAATTTTCGTTGTAGAAAAGCCTGAAACGGCTGAAATTGTCGGTACAACACGCATATATGCAATTGATGAAGCCAATAAAAGCTGCGAAATTGGTTCAACATTTTATGCGCAATCTGCTCAAAGAACGCATGTAAACACAGCGGTTAAGCGAGCTTTGCTTAGTTATTGTTTTGAAGAGCGGGATATGATTCGTGTGCAATTTAAGACAGATGCTGAAAATGTGCGTTCACAGAAGTCGATTGAACGCATCGGTGCGGTTAAAGAAGGCGTGCTTCGCAATGAACGTATTCGCTCGACGGGTAAGCCGAGAGACGCTGTGGTGTATTCAATTATCGACAGTGACTGGCTGAAAGTGAAAAAAGACTTGGAGAAAAAAGCGAATAAATATACGTAA
- the rocF gene encoding arginase, whose amino-acid sequence MNKLNISIIGVPMDHGQTRRGVDMGPSAIRYAGVVDRIEELGHSVTDEGDIQIGQTDGSVDASTNLRNLKVITEATEALGDKVFEVAESGNFPLVLGGDHSIAIGTLAGISERHENLGVIWYDAHADMNTSDTSPSGNIHGMPLAASFGHGHEKLTNIRGYSPKVKPENIVIIGARSVDPGERELIKEHGIRVYSMHEIDKMGMHAVIEDSIRYLKEERNTDAVHLSLDLDGIDPMYTPGVGTPVPGGISYRESHLAMEMLYDANIITSAEFVEVNPILDEKNKTADVAVALIGSLFGEKLM is encoded by the coding sequence ATGAATAAATTAAATATTTCTATTATAGGGGTTCCAATGGACCACGGACAAACTCGTCGTGGTGTGGATATGGGACCAAGCGCTATCCGTTATGCGGGCGTTGTGGATCGTATTGAAGAGTTAGGACACAGTGTAACGGATGAAGGGGATATCCAAATCGGTCAAACAGACGGCAGTGTGGATGCTTCAACAAATTTGCGTAATTTAAAAGTCATTACTGAAGCAACAGAAGCACTTGGCGATAAAGTATTTGAAGTAGCAGAATCTGGAAACTTTCCACTTGTACTAGGTGGTGATCACAGCATTGCAATCGGTACACTCGCTGGAATTTCTGAACGTCATGAAAACTTAGGCGTTATCTGGTACGATGCACACGCTGACATGAACACAAGCGATACGTCACCATCAGGCAATATTCATGGCATGCCACTTGCTGCAAGCTTTGGACACGGCCACGAGAAATTGACGAACATTCGCGGCTATTCACCAAAAGTAAAACCTGAAAACATTGTCATCATCGGTGCTCGTTCGGTGGACCCAGGTGAGCGTGAATTGATTAAAGAGCACGGCATTCGCGTTTACAGCATGCACGAAATTGATAAAATGGGCATGCACGCAGTAATCGAGGATTCGATCCGTTACTTGAAAGAAGAACGCAATACAGATGCGGTTCATTTATCATTAGATCTTGATGGGATTGACCCAATGTACACACCAGGCGTCGGTACTCCAGTTCCAGGTGGCATTAGTTACCGCGAAAGCCATTTAGCTATGGAAATGCTGTATGATGCAAACATCATTACTTCTGCTGAATTTGTAGAAGTAAATCCGATTCTTGATGAAAAAAACAAAACAGCGGATGTTGCGGTTGCATTGATAGGCTCATTATTTGGTGAAAAATTAATGTAG
- the sigW gene encoding RNA polymerase sigma factor SigW yields the protein MDALVNKRVANVLKGDQNAFAEIVELYQHQLYHICYRMLGNKQEAEDIAQEAFMRAYVNIHTFDQNRKFSTWLYRIATNLCIDRIRKKKPDYHLDAEVRGAEGLNMYSKIANDDELPEDELMRMEVQERVQYEISRLPDKYRAAIVLKYIEELPLAEISEILDLPLGTVKTRIHRGREALRKQLSNL from the coding sequence ATGGATGCGTTAGTCAATAAACGAGTAGCAAACGTACTAAAAGGCGATCAGAACGCATTCGCCGAAATCGTGGAGCTTTACCAGCACCAGCTGTATCATATTTGCTACCGTATGCTTGGCAACAAGCAAGAAGCAGAAGATATCGCACAAGAAGCTTTTATGCGTGCTTATGTAAACATCCATACATTCGATCAAAATCGAAAATTTTCGACATGGCTTTACCGAATTGCCACTAATCTGTGTATCGACCGGATTCGTAAAAAAAAGCCGGATTATCATTTAGATGCGGAAGTGCGCGGAGCAGAAGGCTTGAATATGTATTCCAAAATCGCCAATGACGATGAACTTCCAGAAGATGAATTGATGCGGATGGAAGTTCAAGAGCGGGTTCAGTATGAAATTAGCCGCTTGCCAGATAAGTACCGTGCCGCTATTGTATTAAAGTATATTGAAGAATTGCCACTCGCGGAAATTAGTGAAATCTTGGATTTGCCATTAGGAACGGTGAAGACGCGTATTCACCGAGGGCGAGAAGCTCTTCGCAAGCAATTGAGCAATTTGTAG
- a CDS encoding anti-sigma factor: MNACPENIIQIMHHHFDGDTSSSEEQQLKEYLENCDDCREKYQALNRTIAFIQSASHIQAPSGFVQKTMERLPKEKQRAGIQRWFRRHPMLAAAALFCVLMSTALFANFNDDQQFSFTKQPNLVVEGQTVIVPEGETVVGNLTIRNGDLRVEGELQGDVTIVNGQYMASSGVITGEIEEIDKAFEWLWYTIKEGFKDAASIFNPNDSPVDD, encoded by the coding sequence ATGAATGCGTGTCCGGAAAACATTATCCAAATAATGCACCATCACTTTGATGGAGATACGAGCTCGAGTGAAGAACAGCAATTAAAAGAGTACTTGGAAAACTGCGACGATTGCCGAGAAAAGTACCAAGCATTAAACAGAACCATTGCATTTATTCAAAGTGCATCCCATATACAAGCGCCTTCTGGTTTTGTCCAAAAAACAATGGAGCGGTTACCAAAAGAAAAACAACGAGCAGGTATCCAAAGATGGTTTAGAAGACACCCCATGCTTGCGGCGGCTGCTTTATTTTGTGTGTTGATGAGCACGGCACTGTTTGCGAATTTTAATGATGACCAACAGTTTTCGTTTACGAAACAGCCGAATCTAGTAGTTGAAGGACAAACTGTAATTGTACCTGAAGGAGAAACAGTGGTTGGCAACTTAACCATACGCAACGGTGATTTACGTGTAGAAGGTGAGCTTCAAGGAGACGTAACCATTGTCAACGGTCAGTATATGGCATCGAGCGGTGTCATTACGGGTGAAATCGAAGAAATTGATAAAGCTTTTGAATGGTTATGGTATACCATTAAAGAAGGATTTAAAGATGCAGCTTCTATTTTTAATCCAAACGACAGCCCAGTTGACGATTAA
- the cdaA gene encoding diadenylate cyclase CdaA, with protein MPFFESLTDQTPFRLLGNIIDILLVWFVVYKLITVIKGTKAVQLLKGIFVIIIARLVTQALNLETLGWIMQQVLEWGFLAIIIIFQPELRRALEQLGRGRLFSSSTLNEESERNRLIEAMSKSVSYMAKRRIGALISIERETGLSEYIETGTPMNSDLTSELMINLFIPNTPLHDGAVIVQKNRIAAAACYLPLSESPFISKELGTRHRAALGISEVTDAITIVVSEETGAISLTANGDLHRNLSLEDFEVKLRRIWFGAEQQEVALSWWNWRGKKNG; from the coding sequence ATGCCTTTTTTTGAAAGTTTAACAGACCAAACGCCATTTAGACTTCTAGGGAACATCATTGACATTTTACTAGTTTGGTTCGTTGTTTATAAATTGATTACGGTTATTAAAGGGACGAAAGCCGTTCAATTATTGAAAGGGATTTTTGTCATTATTATTGCGCGCCTCGTGACGCAAGCACTCAACCTGGAAACATTAGGCTGGATTATGCAGCAAGTGTTGGAATGGGGCTTTCTAGCCATCATTATCATTTTCCAGCCAGAGCTTCGCCGTGCACTTGAGCAACTGGGTCGTGGCAGACTTTTCTCGAGCAGTACATTGAACGAAGAATCCGAACGCAACCGACTCATCGAAGCAATGTCCAAATCTGTTAGTTACATGGCTAAACGGCGAATCGGTGCATTAATATCGATTGAACGAGAAACAGGATTGAGTGAATATATTGAAACGGGTACTCCGATGAACTCGGACCTCACATCTGAACTGATGATCAATTTGTTTATTCCCAATACACCGTTGCATGATGGAGCGGTGATTGTTCAAAAAAATCGAATTGCTGCAGCGGCATGCTATTTGCCACTGTCTGAAAGTCCATTCATCTCTAAAGAGTTGGGTACGCGCCACCGTGCAGCTCTTGGTATTAGTGAAGTGACGGATGCAATTACGATTGTTGTATCGGAAGAAACCGGCGCCATCAGTTTGACGGCAAATGGTGATTTACACCGCAATTTATCACTTGAAGACTTTGAAGTGAAGCTGCGCCGCATTTGGTTTGGTGCAGAACAGCAAGAAGTCGCTCTTTCTTGGTGGAACTGGAGGGGGAAAAAGAATGGATAA
- a CDS encoding CdaR family protein gives MDKMMDNRWFLRSTALLLACLLFFSVKADDNTSGSTDTSRVSEVIEDVELEVYHDNTLMVSGIPKTVDLHLTGPVSIVQTARQLEDFTLFVDLRNLPMGEHQVPIQTENLSEQLNVRVDPAFVNVVIEERVSQEFRIDPEINERMLADGFILDSVEVEPKTVIVTGPKSMIDAISFVKATVSGEQGVKESFTTAASVRVLAEDLTKLESAKIEPEEVEVSVKVVEYSKVVPVRIEATGKAGAGITINGWTTPTEEIRIFGPETVVDELTEYVVNVDAASVTAEDATVEVDLEIPAGASAVSPGQVTVEAQAIIDESAQLPIAEEDAKVARD, from the coding sequence ATGGATAAAATGATGGACAATCGCTGGTTTTTACGCAGCACGGCACTCTTATTAGCTTGTCTTTTGTTTTTTTCCGTAAAAGCGGATGACAATACTTCCGGGTCAACGGACACCAGCCGTGTGTCTGAAGTGATTGAAGACGTTGAACTCGAGGTATACCATGACAATACGTTAATGGTAAGTGGCATACCCAAAACGGTTGATTTGCATTTGACGGGACCTGTGAGTATTGTTCAAACAGCACGTCAACTGGAAGACTTCACGTTGTTTGTGGATTTGCGTAATTTACCGATGGGTGAACATCAAGTGCCCATTCAAACTGAAAACCTATCTGAACAATTAAATGTACGAGTCGACCCAGCTTTTGTGAATGTTGTCATTGAAGAACGAGTGTCGCAAGAATTCCGAATCGACCCAGAAATAAATGAACGAATGCTTGCGGATGGTTTTATTTTAGACAGTGTAGAAGTAGAACCGAAAACAGTCATTGTTACCGGACCAAAAAGTATGATTGATGCGATTAGCTTTGTAAAAGCGACAGTTTCTGGCGAGCAAGGAGTTAAAGAGTCGTTTACGACTGCTGCGAGCGTTCGTGTCTTAGCTGAAGACTTAACAAAGCTTGAAAGTGCAAAAATTGAACCTGAAGAAGTAGAAGTATCGGTTAAAGTTGTAGAGTATAGCAAAGTTGTACCGGTCAGAATTGAAGCTACTGGAAAAGCGGGTGCTGGCATTACGATTAACGGCTGGACCACTCCGACTGAAGAAATTCGGATTTTCGGTCCAGAGACAGTAGTAGACGAGCTGACTGAATACGTTGTTAACGTTGATGCTGCAAGTGTTACTGCTGAAGATGCGACAGTAGAAGTAGATCTTGAAATTCCTGCTGGTGCTTCTGCGGTTTCACCTGGTCAAGTGACAGTTGAAGCTCAAGCAATCATTGATGAATCGGCGCAACTACCAATAGCTGAAGAAGATGCAAAAGTAGCACGTGATTAG
- the glmM gene encoding phosphoglucosamine mutase — MGKYFGTDGVRGVANSELTPELAFRLGRIGGYILTKSAKDKPKVLIGRDTRISGEMLEGALAAGLLSVGAEVMRLGVISTPGVSYLTRVMSAEAGVMISASHNPVEDNGIKFFGSDGFKLSDAQEAEIEALLDSAEDLLPRPTGGDLGSITDYFEGGQRYLQYLKKTVDEEFTGILVALDCAHGATSTLATHVFADLDADITSMGASPNGLNINANVGSTHPEQLAELVVAKGANIGLAFDGDGDRLIAVDEKGNIVDGDQIMYICAKHLHSEGRLKKDTVVSTVMSNMGFYKALESHGMKSNKTAVGDRYVVEEMKNNDYNLGGEQSGHIIFLDYNTTGDGLLTGLQLVNIMKITGKKLSELASEMTIYPQKLVNIRVTDKHAVTDNAKVAEVIAEVEKEMNGNGRVLVRPSGTEPLVRIMVEAASAENCERYVERIAEVVRSEMGLS, encoded by the coding sequence ATGGGAAAATATTTTGGAACAGATGGCGTACGTGGAGTTGCCAATAGTGAGCTGACACCTGAACTGGCTTTTAGATTAGGTCGCATCGGCGGGTATATTTTAACGAAAAGTGCAAAAGACAAGCCGAAAGTGCTAATTGGCCGTGATACACGAATTTCAGGAGAAATGTTAGAAGGCGCTTTGGCTGCTGGACTACTTTCTGTTGGAGCAGAAGTCATGCGCCTTGGCGTTATCAGCACACCAGGCGTTTCTTATTTAACGCGTGTGATGAGTGCAGAAGCAGGCGTGATGATTTCTGCTTCACACAACCCGGTAGAAGATAACGGCATCAAATTCTTTGGCTCAGATGGGTTTAAACTATCAGACGCACAAGAAGCAGAAATTGAAGCATTGTTAGACAGTGCTGAAGATCTATTGCCACGTCCGACAGGCGGCGATTTGGGTAGCATTACGGATTATTTCGAAGGCGGACAAAGATACCTTCAGTACTTGAAAAAAACAGTTGATGAAGAATTTACAGGCATTCTTGTAGCATTGGATTGCGCACACGGCGCAACGTCTACATTGGCAACGCATGTATTTGCCGACTTAGACGCAGACATCACTTCAATGGGCGCATCGCCGAACGGCTTGAATATTAACGCAAACGTAGGCTCTACTCATCCTGAACAATTGGCAGAGCTCGTTGTGGCTAAAGGCGCAAACATTGGTCTTGCATTCGACGGCGACGGCGATCGTTTAATTGCAGTAGATGAAAAAGGAAACATTGTCGATGGCGATCAAATTATGTATATTTGCGCAAAGCATTTGCACTCAGAAGGTCGCTTGAAAAAAGATACGGTCGTTTCGACTGTAATGAGCAATATGGGCTTTTATAAAGCCCTAGAAAGCCATGGCATGAAGAGTAACAAAACAGCTGTGGGTGATCGTTATGTTGTAGAAGAAATGAAAAACAATGATTACAACTTGGGTGGCGAACAATCCGGTCACATTATTTTTCTTGATTACAACACAACAGGCGATGGCTTATTGACAGGCCTTCAATTGGTAAATATCATGAAGATTACAGGGAAGAAATTATCTGAACTGGCATCTGAAATGACAATTTATCCTCAAAAACTTGTGAATATTCGTGTAACCGATAAGCATGCTGTCACAGACAATGCAAAAGTGGCAGAAGTTATTGCTGAAGTTGAAAAAGAAATGAACGGCAATGGTCGCGTCCTAGTACGCCCTTCTGGCACTGAGCCATTAGTACGTATTATGGTAGAAGCCGCTTCAGCAGAAAACTGTGAACGCTATGTAGAACGCATTGCAGAAGTTGTACGCAGTGAAATGGGCTTAAGCTAA
- a CDS encoding potassium channel family protein: protein MKKSVIIFESFMFVLVLISLFFAFSKNEHFIKFDWGIWFVFVLDYTIRLIKSENKWTYVKQHPFELIAIIPFDSIFRAARIVRLFRVIRLIGIGSRYLTPVYKLLRTNGLDKVLIIAMVLLFIIPIPIVLLEPSINTFGDALWWAVVTTTTVGYGDISPETPIGRVLAVVLMLVGIGIIGTLTSAITSFFSNKNGSNHDKRILGVIQSIEEIENLTKEDIEFVQMYLERKEIK from the coding sequence ATGAAGAAGAGTGTAATTATATTTGAAAGTTTTATGTTTGTGTTGGTACTAATATCTTTATTTTTCGCTTTTTCGAAAAACGAACATTTTATAAAATTTGATTGGGGTATTTGGTTCGTTTTTGTACTGGATTATACTATTCGATTAATAAAATCCGAAAACAAATGGACTTACGTTAAACAACATCCCTTTGAACTGATTGCTATTATTCCTTTCGATTCTATTTTTAGAGCAGCACGTATTGTCCGCTTGTTCCGTGTGATCCGTTTAATCGGGATAGGTTCACGATATCTAACTCCTGTCTATAAATTATTAAGAACAAATGGCTTGGACAAGGTATTAATTATTGCTATGGTTTTACTATTTATTATCCCTATTCCCATTGTGCTTCTTGAACCTTCAATAAATACTTTTGGTGATGCACTTTGGTGGGCTGTTGTAACTACTACGACTGTCGGATATGGAGATATTTCTCCAGAAACACCAATTGGACGAGTATTAGCCGTTGTATTGATGTTGGTTGGTATTGGAATCATTGGTACATTAACTTCTGCGATTACAAGTTTCTTCAGTAATAAAAATGGATCGAATCACGACAAAAGAATTCTAGGTGTAATTCAGTCTATCGAAGAAATTGAAAATCTGACTAAAGAAGATATAGAATTTGTTCAAATGTACTTGGAGAGAAAAGAAATTAAATAG
- the glmS gene encoding glutamine--fructose-6-phosphate transaminase (isomerizing): MCGIVGYIGEKDSKEILLKGLERLEYRGYDSAGIAIRNGKGVKVFKEKGRIADLRGVVENDVMGSTGIGHTRWATHGKPTRANAHPHQDESQRFTIVHNGVIENYHHIQRDYLDGVEMQSDTDTEIIVQLIGKFVEEGQTTQQAFSKVLTLLKGSYAIALLDAEEEQTIFVAKNKSPLLVGLGSDFNVIASDAMAMLQLTDQFVELMDKEIVIVRKDSVDILTLDGQSVSRLPFTAEIDMSDIEKGTYPHYMLKEIDEQPGVVRKIVQAYQDEHDQLTIQPEILEAMQAADRIHIIAAGTSYHAGMIGKEYIEKLAGIPVEVHVSSEFGYNMPLLSENPLFIFISQSGETADSRQVLVKIKDMGHASLTITNVAGSTLSRESDHTLLLYAGPEIAVASTKAYTAQLAVLSILAAVTAKVRGIEIGFDLVQELGIVANAIQAQVDSKEEMEQIATEYLSTTRNCFFIGRVMDYFVGLEGSLKLKEISYIQAEGFAGGELKHGTIALIEEGTPVIALATQEAVNLNIRGNVKEVAARGAHTCIISMEGLQERGDSLVLPKVNELLSPLVSVIPMQLISYYAALHRDCDVDKPRNLAKSVTVE; the protein is encoded by the coding sequence ATGTGTGGAATTGTAGGATACATTGGAGAAAAGGATTCAAAGGAAATTTTGTTAAAAGGCTTAGAACGTCTTGAATACCGTGGATATGATTCAGCAGGAATTGCGATTCGTAACGGCAAAGGCGTAAAAGTATTTAAAGAAAAAGGGCGTATTGCTGATTTACGTGGAGTTGTAGAAAACGATGTGATGGGTTCAACAGGGATTGGTCATACACGCTGGGCAACACACGGGAAACCAACGCGCGCTAATGCTCACCCGCATCAAGACGAGTCTCAACGCTTTACCATTGTGCATAACGGTGTGATCGAAAACTACCACCACATTCAACGTGATTATTTGGACGGTGTGGAAATGCAGTCAGACACGGATACAGAAATTATCGTTCAGTTGATCGGCAAATTTGTAGAAGAAGGTCAAACAACGCAACAAGCTTTCAGCAAAGTCTTAACGTTGCTGAAAGGTTCATATGCGATTGCCTTGCTTGATGCAGAAGAAGAACAGACGATTTTTGTTGCGAAAAACAAAAGTCCGTTACTTGTAGGACTTGGCAGCGACTTTAACGTAATTGCATCGGATGCGATGGCAATGTTGCAATTAACCGATCAATTTGTTGAACTGATGGATAAAGAAATTGTTATTGTTCGCAAAGACAGCGTGGATATTTTGACATTAGATGGCCAATCGGTAAGCCGCTTGCCATTTACTGCAGAAATTGATATGAGCGACATTGAAAAAGGAACGTACCCGCATTATATGTTGAAAGAAATTGACGAGCAGCCAGGTGTTGTCCGCAAAATCGTTCAAGCGTATCAAGATGAACATGACCAGTTAACCATTCAGCCTGAAATTCTAGAAGCAATGCAAGCAGCTGACCGCATTCATATTATTGCGGCGGGAACAAGCTATCATGCAGGAATGATCGGCAAAGAATACATTGAGAAATTGGCTGGCATTCCAGTTGAAGTGCATGTTTCAAGTGAATTTGGTTACAATATGCCATTGTTATCGGAAAATCCGTTATTTATCTTTATTTCCCAATCAGGCGAAACAGCAGATAGCCGTCAAGTATTGGTAAAAATTAAAGATATGGGTCATGCTTCATTGACGATTACCAACGTTGCCGGTTCTACTTTGTCTCGTGAGTCTGACCATACGTTATTGTTGTATGCGGGACCTGAAATTGCAGTAGCTTCCACAAAAGCGTATACCGCGCAACTTGCGGTGTTGTCGATTTTAGCTGCTGTAACAGCAAAAGTCCGCGGCATTGAGATTGGCTTTGATTTGGTTCAAGAACTGGGAATTGTTGCAAACGCCATTCAAGCGCAAGTAGATTCAAAAGAAGAAATGGAACAAATTGCGACAGAGTACTTATCGACTACACGCAATTGCTTTTTTATCGGTCGCGTAATGGATTATTTTGTTGGACTAGAAGGATCGTTGAAATTAAAAGAAATTTCGTATATTCAAGCAGAAGGCTTTGCTGGAGGCGAACTAAAGCACGGAACAATTGCATTGATCGAAGAAGGCACGCCGGTTATCGCACTTGCTACGCAAGAAGCGGTGAACTTGAACATTCGTGGAAACGTTAAAGAAGTAGCAGCACGTGGTGCACACACGTGTATCATTTCGATGGAAGGCTTACAAGAAAGAGGCGATAGCCTGGTCTTGCCAAAAGTAAACGAGTTGCTGTCACCCCTTGTATCCGTTATCCCGATGCAGTTGATCAGCTACTACGCAGCACTTCACCGCGATTGTGACGTTGATAAGCCACGTAACTTGGCAAAATCCGTAACAGTTGAATAA